The proteins below are encoded in one region of Candidatus Zixiibacteriota bacterium:
- a CDS encoding succinate dehydrogenase/fumarate reductase iron-sulfur subunit, with product MNLTLHVWRQKNARDKGRMETYQATDINEHMSFLEMLDVVNEGLIHKGIDPIHFDHDCREGICGTCSLVINGIPHGPERATTVCQLHMRHFKDGDEIYIEPWRAKAFPVIKDLVVDRSAFDRIMQAGGFVSVNTGGAPDANAIPISKSDADEAMDFAQCIGCGACVAACKNASAMLFVGAKITHLAALPQGKVEAERRVRAMVAQMDKEGFGNCTNYYECEAVCPKEISVKGIAKMNREYFKALKG from the coding sequence ATGAACCTGACCTTACATGTCTGGCGACAGAAAAACGCCCGGGATAAAGGGCGGATGGAGACCTATCAAGCCACGGACATCAACGAGCACATGTCCTTTTTGGAAATGCTCGATGTGGTCAACGAGGGTCTGATTCACAAAGGGATCGATCCGATTCATTTCGATCATGACTGCCGCGAGGGGATTTGCGGCACGTGCTCGCTTGTCATCAACGGCATTCCGCACGGACCGGAGCGTGCGACCACGGTCTGTCAGCTTCACATGCGCCATTTCAAGGACGGCGACGAGATTTATATCGAACCGTGGCGGGCCAAAGCGTTTCCGGTGATCAAAGATCTCGTGGTCGACCGTTCGGCGTTTGACCGCATCATGCAGGCGGGCGGGTTCGTCTCGGTGAATACGGGCGGCGCCCCCGACGCCAACGCGATCCCGATATCGAAGTCGGACGCCGACGAGGCGATGGATTTCGCGCAGTGTATCGGCTGCGGCGCCTGTGTTGCGGCGTGCAAAAACGCGTCGGCGATGCTGTTTGTCGGGGCGAAGATCACGCATCTTGCGGCTCTGCCGCAGGGGAAGGTGGAAGCCGAACGGCGGGTGCGCGCGATGGTCGCGCAGATGGACAAGGAAGGATTCGGCAACTGCACGAACTACTATGAGTGTGAGGCGGTTTGCCCGAAAGAGATCAGCGTAAAGGGGATCGCCAAGATGAACAGGGAGTATTTCAAGGCGTTGAAAGGCTGA